The Candidatus Eremiobacterota bacterium genome contains the following window.
ATAGGCGAGGATCGTGAAGATGCCCGACGTGACCGAGACTCGGCCGGCGAGTTCCACCATCGAAGCCGGCCCGCGAACGTACGACTCGTTGCTGGCAGACTGCGTGCACTGCGGGTTCTGTTTGCCGGCGTGTCCTACGTACGTCTCCTGGGGGGAGGAGATGGACTCGCCGCGCGGGCGGATCGACTTGATGAAGGGCGTCTCCGACGGGGTGATCGCGCTCGACGAGGTCATGCGCGGGCACATCGACGCATGCCTGGGCTGCATGGCGTGCGTGACCGCGTGCCCGTCGGGCGTGCGCTATGATTTGTTGATCGAGGCGACGCGCGAGCGCGTCGAGGAGCTGCCGCGCTCCGCCGAAGATCGCGCCTTCCGCGAGTTCGTGTTTTCGGTCTTTCCGTATCCGAAGCGGCTGCGCGCGCTGATCCCGGGACTGTGGCTCGGAACGAAGCTCGGCCTTACGCGGCTCGCCGCGGGGCCGCTCGGCAAGCTGCTGCCGGCGCGGCTCCGGCAGCTCACGACGATGGCGCCCGCGATCAATCTGCGCGAGTCGTTCAGCGCTTTGCCGCCGTTCACGCCGGCGAAGGGCGAGACGCGCGCGCGCGTAGCGCTGGTTGCCGGCTGCGTGCAGCGCGCGTTCTTTCCGAACGTCAACGCGGCGACGATTCGCGTGCTGAGCGCCGAGGGCTGCGAGGTGATCGTG
Protein-coding sequences here:
- a CDS encoding 4Fe-4S dicluster domain-containing protein, giving the protein MPDVTETRPASSTIEAGPRTYDSLLADCVHCGFCLPACPTYVSWGEEMDSPRGRIDLMKGVSDGVIALDEVMRGHIDACLGCMACVTACPSGVRYDLLIEATRERVEELPRSAEDRAFREFVFSVFPYPKRLRALIPGLWLGTKLGLTRLAAGPLGKLLPARLRQLTTMAPAINLRESFSALPPFTPAKGETRARVALVAGCVQRAFFPNVNAATIRVLSAEGCEVIVPRGQGCCGALSLHSGRTEEAKRFARSLIAHFERERIGAILINAAGCGSTLKQYGELFAADDGWRARGEAFAEKVRDINEFLATLEPRAPRKPLPLRVAYHDACHLAHAQRVRTQPRQLLRTIPELELLEIPDGDQCCGSAGTYNLFQPKSAHEIGVRKVDNVQSVAPDLVASANPGCTLQMQSVLRERGETLRAAHPVELLDAAINGTPLP